One part of the Aestuariirhabdus litorea genome encodes these proteins:
- a CDS encoding response regulator, producing MATLFWVEDQSHWIDKFTPVLQETDFDGRENRLLLFRFAEAAKQRIGEMTVEQMPDIAILDARMKGNDQAGFLVSRALQRKWPELPIIYLSEHSGTGIEGQAFEQASTQDFIAKHQRNVEAVLCWRIKAILRQRAMAGQGPTDTLVSGELSLDLIRWEVYWRRTRLMNPANPKRPLPPMPRKILRQLVQASPRGIGTERMAELLNADPERFSYANYRQHIKTLRHAFDLAEGQQGSFIERCKSGRGIVTFGDLGAYGWVP from the coding sequence ATGGCGACACTTTTCTGGGTTGAAGACCAGAGCCACTGGATCGATAAGTTCACGCCGGTGTTGCAGGAGACCGATTTCGACGGCCGTGAGAATCGCCTGTTGCTGTTCCGCTTTGCCGAGGCGGCCAAACAGCGGATTGGCGAGATGACCGTCGAGCAGATGCCCGACATCGCCATTCTCGATGCTCGCATGAAGGGCAACGATCAGGCCGGCTTCCTGGTGTCGCGGGCGTTGCAGCGCAAGTGGCCGGAGCTGCCGATCATCTACCTGTCGGAACACAGCGGCACCGGTATTGAGGGGCAGGCATTCGAGCAGGCCAGCACCCAGGATTTTATCGCCAAGCACCAGCGCAACGTCGAGGCGGTACTCTGTTGGCGTATCAAGGCGATCCTGCGCCAGCGGGCCATGGCGGGACAGGGTCCGACCGATACCCTGGTCAGTGGCGAGCTCTCCCTCGACCTGATTCGCTGGGAGGTGTACTGGCGCCGTACCCGGCTCATGAACCCGGCCAACCCCAAGCGTCCCCTGCCCCCCATGCCCCGCAAGATCCTGCGCCAGCTGGTGCAGGCTTCGCCCCGTGGCATTGGCACCGAACGGATGGCAGAGCTGCTCAACGCCGACCCCGAACGCTTCTCCTATGCCAACTACCGCCAGCATATCAAGACCCTGCGCCATGCCTTTGACCTGGCGGAGGGGCAGCAGGGAAGTTTTATTGAACGCTGCAAGAGTGGTCGAGGCATCGTCACCTTTGGTGACCTGGGTGCCTACGGCTGGGTTCCCTGA
- a CDS encoding DUF2249 domain-containing protein encodes MNKQPLSLEGATLPFWRYCSGEQQVIEFDSTGCECPLPMMNAMAGLERIARTGETLVMINGFEPQGLYERVRGCFAWRVEALDERRVMVVFTACDGCESHDFSDRYCKGG; translated from the coding sequence ATGAACAAGCAACCCCTAAGTCTTGAGGGCGCCACCCTGCCATTTTGGCGCTATTGCTCCGGCGAGCAGCAGGTGATCGAGTTTGATAGCACCGGCTGCGAATGCCCGCTGCCAATGATGAACGCCATGGCCGGGTTGGAGCGGATTGCCCGCACCGGTGAAACGCTGGTGATGATCAACGGCTTTGAACCCCAGGGGCTCTATGAGCGGGTGCGGGGGTGTTTTGCGTGGCGGGTTGAGGCTCTGGATGAGCGGCGGGTGATGGTGGTCTTTACCGCTTGTGACGGTTGTGAGTCGCACGATTTCAGCGACCGCTATTGCAAGGGCGGCTGA
- a CDS encoding ATP-binding protein encodes MKYPRLSFPWLSVLLLMVLCGYLYLLAQPSLANFYRLPEGLFEWPLPLVMMASVFLLVWVEVRRFCGRQQRLLRAMAAMEEQVAGLKESKKQLQNKAHSYSNQTEKLKLFISDRLLEYIEYDEKFLHFKGIAAEVRHNGIICYDQLVMALQHARDQAAEQPLYPQALTSLNYLWDLLDLSTADNIALHINNQLCECEEYYYQAQLQREQAGPEAAQQAPSELPYRPTFMAQDAVLRALRPLMAETELDAIIEREDSLCSGEAGGGFRYQLEKGCELLGNENHLVLVVENLVKNGLFYSARAVASSPAAKRYQQVALRLSRQEGRMRLSVFNPGPPIDEAKAEQIYQLGYTTRRARDQHGRGLGLYFVKEIVNGYEGALGHHNVEHRDDSYSIRIEFEGSGFSGAEVVTELVEVGLDGDHKLSCRLSSGEEESVTRILEWKRGRAIRSVEITARSSGQTHAFTDFSLNETVRGLDPEHPQIPRWALEVQARKRSSKISFIPLDSEGVCFEVSLPLADRQFEYDEAEASLSDTYLSRIEERYRSIER; translated from the coding sequence ATGAAATATCCTCGTCTATCATTTCCCTGGCTGAGTGTGCTGCTGCTGATGGTGCTGTGTGGTTACCTCTATCTGCTGGCGCAACCGTCGCTCGCGAATTTTTATCGGCTACCCGAGGGGCTATTCGAGTGGCCTCTGCCGCTGGTGATGATGGCCTCGGTGTTTCTGCTGGTGTGGGTGGAGGTGCGGCGCTTCTGCGGGCGCCAGCAACGGTTGCTGCGGGCGATGGCGGCGATGGAGGAACAGGTGGCCGGCCTCAAGGAGAGTAAAAAGCAGCTGCAGAACAAGGCCCACAGCTACTCCAACCAGACCGAAAAGCTCAAGCTCTTTATCAGTGACCGGCTGTTGGAGTACATCGAATACGACGAGAAGTTCCTGCACTTCAAGGGCATCGCCGCCGAGGTGCGCCACAACGGGATCATCTGTTACGACCAGCTGGTGATGGCGCTGCAGCATGCCCGCGACCAGGCAGCGGAGCAGCCTCTTTACCCGCAGGCGCTGACCAGCCTCAACTACCTGTGGGACCTGCTGGACCTCTCCACCGCAGACAACATCGCGCTCCATATCAACAACCAGCTGTGCGAGTGCGAGGAGTACTACTACCAGGCCCAGCTGCAGCGAGAGCAGGCCGGGCCCGAAGCGGCGCAACAGGCGCCGTCGGAGCTGCCCTATCGACCCACCTTTATGGCGCAGGATGCAGTGCTGCGGGCGTTGCGCCCGCTGATGGCGGAAACGGAGTTAGACGCGATCATTGAGCGGGAGGACAGCCTCTGCTCGGGGGAGGCCGGCGGCGGCTTCCGTTACCAGCTGGAGAAGGGGTGTGAACTGCTGGGTAACGAGAACCATCTGGTGCTGGTGGTGGAGAACCTGGTGAAAAACGGCCTCTTCTACAGTGCCCGGGCGGTGGCCAGCAGCCCGGCGGCTAAACGCTACCAGCAGGTGGCGCTGCGGCTGTCGAGGCAGGAGGGGCGGATGCGGCTGTCGGTCTTTAATCCCGGCCCCCCGATTGATGAGGCGAAGGCGGAGCAGATCTACCAGCTTGGCTATACCACTCGCCGGGCCAGGGATCAGCATGGCAGGGGGCTGGGGCTCTACTTCGTGAAGGAGATCGTCAACGGTTACGAAGGGGCGCTGGGCCACCACAATGTCGAGCACCGGGACGACAGCTACTCTATCCGCATCGAGTTCGAGGGCAGTGGCTTCAGTGGTGCCGAGGTGGTCACCGAGCTGGTGGAGGTGGGCCTCGATGGGGATCACAAACTGAGTTGCCGGCTCTCCTCGGGCGAGGAGGAGTCCGTTACCCGCATCCTCGAGTGGAAGCGGGGCAGGGCGATCCGGAGCGTAGAGATCACGGCACGCTCCAGCGGACAGACCCACGCCTTCACCGATTTTTCCCTCAATGAAACGGTGCGGGGGCTGGACCCGGAGCACCCCCAGATACCCCGCTGGGCGCTGGAGGTGCAGGCGCGCAAACGTTCCAGCAAGATCAGCTTTATCCCTCTCGACAGCGAGGGGGTCTGTTTCGAGGTCAGCCTGCCGCTGGCGGATCGCCAGTTTGAGTACGACGAGGCGGAGGCTAGCCTCAGTGACACCTACCTCAGCCGCATCGAGGAGCGCTATCGTTCCATTGAGCGTTAG
- a CDS encoding PaaI family thioesterase produces MTDPQQLSDFLASEFPQSRCTLLSLGPRSATLKHAVTEADLRPGGTVSGPTLMALADVALYAAILGEIGIVPLAVTTSFSINFMRKPRADRDLIGECQLMKVGRSLAVGEVSLYSEGESEPVAHAVGTYAIPPQR; encoded by the coding sequence ATGACCGACCCCCAGCAGCTGAGCGACTTCCTGGCCAGCGAGTTTCCCCAGAGCCGCTGTACGCTGTTGTCGCTCGGCCCCCGCTCCGCCACCCTGAAGCACGCCGTGACCGAGGCCGACCTGCGCCCCGGCGGTACGGTGTCGGGTCCCACACTCATGGCGCTGGCGGATGTGGCGCTTTATGCCGCCATTCTCGGCGAGATCGGCATTGTGCCGCTGGCGGTCACCACCAGTTTCAGCATCAACTTCATGCGTAAACCCCGCGCCGACCGCGACCTGATCGGCGAGTGCCAGCTGATGAAGGTGGGGCGCAGCCTGGCGGTGGGGGAGGTCTCCCTCTACAGCGAGGGGGAGAGCGAGCCGGTAGCCCACGCGGTCGGCACCTACGCCATCCCGCCGCAGCGCTAG
- a CDS encoding glutathione S-transferase family protein — protein sequence MTDLTLVIGNKNYSSWSLRPWLLLRQFDIPFNEVRIPLFTPDFAEAVGRWSGAGRVPVLAAGELRVWDSLAICEYVNEHYLAGAGWPQDSGVRAWARSVCAEMHSGFANLRHSMPMNCRRTIEGFVVEPPVQADIKRITKIWRQCRERFAEDGPWLFGAFSIADAMFAPVAVRFQGYGVALPEPAQGYQQQLWNHPALQAWVEAARQESEVIEEEEV from the coding sequence ATGACAGACCTGACCCTGGTGATCGGCAACAAGAACTACTCCTCCTGGTCGCTGCGACCCTGGCTGCTGCTGCGCCAGTTCGATATCCCCTTCAATGAGGTGCGAATTCCCCTCTTTACGCCGGACTTTGCCGAGGCGGTGGGGCGCTGGTCGGGGGCGGGCCGGGTTCCGGTGCTGGCCGCGGGGGAACTCCGGGTGTGGGATTCGCTGGCGATCTGCGAGTACGTCAACGAGCACTATCTGGCGGGAGCCGGCTGGCCCCAGGACTCCGGGGTGCGGGCCTGGGCCCGTTCGGTGTGCGCCGAGATGCACTCCGGCTTTGCCAACCTGCGCCACTCCATGCCGATGAACTGCCGCCGCACCATTGAGGGCTTTGTGGTGGAGCCGCCTGTGCAGGCGGATATCAAACGCATCACCAAGATCTGGCGCCAGTGTCGCGAACGCTTTGCCGAGGATGGCCCCTGGCTGTTTGGCGCCTTCTCCATCGCCGATGCGATGTTTGCCCCCGTGGCCGTGCGCTTCCAGGGCTACGGCGTTGCGCTGCCCGAACCGGCACAGGGCTACCAGCAGCAGCTGTGGAATCACCCCGCACTGCAGGCGTGGGTCGAGGCGGCGCGGCAGGAGAGCGAGGTGATCGAAGAGGAGGAGGTGTAG
- a CDS encoding YkgJ family cysteine cluster protein, whose translation MNSLPAIPLTPVNQSPITCESCQACCCRLEVLLISDTGVPAELIASDRWGGQTMARLDDGWCAALDRSTLRCTIYDRRPLICREFAEGEQDCIEARNGRLPRA comes from the coding sequence ATGAACTCCCTCCCCGCCATACCACTCACCCCCGTGAACCAGTCCCCCATAACCTGCGAGAGCTGCCAGGCCTGCTGCTGCCGTCTTGAGGTGCTGCTGATCAGCGACACCGGGGTACCCGCGGAGCTGATCGCCAGCGACCGCTGGGGAGGGCAGACGATGGCCCGCCTCGATGACGGCTGGTGTGCCGCCCTGGACCGGAGCACCCTGCGCTGCACGATCTACGACCGACGCCCCCTGATCTGCCGCGAGTTCGCAGAGGGAGAACAGGACTGTATCGAAGCGCGCAACGGCAGGCTGCCGAGGGCTTAA
- the efp gene encoding elongation factor P, producing MKTAQEMKSGNVALIDGQPWLIQKTDYTKSGRNSAIVKMKLKNLLSGSSTETVYKFDDKLEPVILDRIEVTYSYSSDNLYVFMDEEFNQYELNAEDLEAVLPFIVDGMTDICTSVFFEGKVISVDLPTTIVREIAYTEDSARGDTSGKVMKPAKMSNGTELKVADFCEIGDWIEIDTRTGEYRSRAKAPA from the coding sequence ATGAAAACCGCACAAGAGATGAAGTCAGGCAACGTTGCCCTGATCGACGGGCAACCCTGGCTGATTCAAAAGACCGATTACACCAAATCCGGTCGTAACAGCGCCATCGTCAAGATGAAGCTGAAAAACCTGCTGTCAGGCTCCTCCACCGAAACCGTCTACAAGTTTGACGACAAACTGGAGCCCGTCATCCTCGACCGCATCGAGGTGACCTACTCCTACTCCAGCGACAACCTCTACGTATTCATGGACGAGGAGTTCAACCAGTACGAGCTCAACGCCGAGGACCTGGAGGCGGTGCTGCCCTTTATCGTCGATGGCATGACCGATATCTGCACCTCCGTCTTCTTCGAAGGCAAGGTGATCTCAGTAGACCTGCCCACCACCATCGTGCGCGAGATCGCCTACACTGAGGACTCCGCCCGCGGCGATACCTCCGGCAAGGTGATGAAGCCCGCCAAAATGAGCAACGGAACCGAACTGAAAGTGGCCGACTTTTGCGAAATCGGCGACTGGATCGAGATCGATACCCGCACCGGCGAGTACCGCTCCCGCGCCAAGGCCCCCGCC
- a CDS encoding glycosyltransferase family 9 protein, with protein MRQLILRNFQSPGDILMLTAAVRDLHAHYPGQFQTDVRTPCPALWEHNPYLCALSESDPGVELIDCQYPLINHSNQLPYHFIHGFIDHLNQQLQLAIKPTRFGGDIHLSAAERSWISQVQEQTREPLPFWVLVAGGKYDFSIKWWASERFQQVVDHFQGRLLFVQVGEANHHHPALRGVLNLREKTNLRQLVRLVHHAEGVLCPVTLAMHLAAAVEPPAGRPGSRPCVVVAGGREPVHWEAYPHHQFLHTLGALPCCSTGGCWRSRTLPLGDGDPKDHPDQRCLDVVGSLPRCMEMIRAADVIRAIDYYLDGGRCSTLSPAQARCLAPLLSGG; from the coding sequence ATGCGCCAGCTGATACTGCGAAACTTCCAGTCCCCCGGCGATATCCTTATGTTGACGGCGGCGGTGCGCGATCTCCACGCCCACTACCCCGGCCAGTTTCAGACCGATGTACGCACCCCCTGCCCGGCGCTGTGGGAGCACAACCCCTACCTCTGCGCCCTCAGCGAAAGCGACCCCGGGGTGGAGCTGATCGACTGCCAGTACCCCCTGATCAACCACAGCAACCAGCTCCCCTACCATTTTATCCACGGCTTTATCGACCACCTCAACCAGCAGCTGCAGCTGGCGATCAAACCGACCCGTTTCGGAGGCGACATCCACTTGTCGGCCGCCGAGCGTAGCTGGATCTCGCAGGTGCAGGAGCAGACCCGCGAGCCGCTCCCCTTCTGGGTACTGGTGGCGGGGGGCAAATACGATTTCTCCATCAAGTGGTGGGCCAGCGAGCGCTTTCAGCAGGTGGTGGACCATTTCCAGGGCCGTCTGCTGTTTGTTCAGGTGGGGGAGGCAAACCATCACCATCCCGCGCTCAGGGGGGTCCTCAACCTGCGGGAGAAAACCAACCTGCGCCAGCTGGTGCGGCTGGTGCACCACGCCGAGGGTGTGCTGTGCCCGGTGACCCTGGCGATGCACCTGGCGGCGGCGGTGGAGCCGCCTGCTGGGCGCCCCGGCAGCCGTCCCTGCGTGGTGGTGGCCGGCGGGCGCGAGCCGGTGCATTGGGAGGCCTACCCCCACCATCAGTTCCTGCACACCCTGGGGGCCCTGCCCTGCTGCAGCACGGGGGGCTGCTGGCGCTCCCGCACCCTGCCCCTGGGTGACGGTGACCCCAAGGACCATCCCGACCAGCGGTGCCTGGATGTGGTGGGCAGCCTGCCCCGCTGCATGGAGATGATCCGCGCTGCCGATGTGATCCGCGCCATCGACTACTACCTCGACGGAGGCCGCTGCTCAACCCTGAGTCCGGCGCAGGCGCGATGCCTGGCGCCGCTGCTTAGCGGCGGTTAG
- a CDS encoding group I truncated hemoglobin, which yields MSQSLFEKYGGFATVSRIVSAFYDQVLESERLSPYFAGLDMRRLVDHQTKFISALMGGPASFSNEALQRAHSRLSIDNAAFDEAVDLLKMTFEDFDMEEGDIGILMGEVMSRRSYIVTRKG from the coding sequence TTGAGCCAGTCCCTGTTTGAAAAATATGGCGGCTTCGCCACCGTGAGCCGGATTGTGTCGGCCTTCTACGACCAGGTGCTGGAGTCTGAGCGCCTGTCGCCCTATTTCGCGGGGCTGGATATGCGCCGCCTGGTGGACCACCAGACCAAATTCATCTCGGCCCTGATGGGCGGCCCCGCCAGTTTCTCCAACGAAGCACTGCAGCGGGCCCACAGCCGCCTCTCCATTGACAACGCCGCCTTCGACGAAGCGGTCGATCTGCTGAAGATGACCTTCGAGGATTTCGATATGGAGGAGGGGGATATCGGCATCCTCATGGGAGAGGTAATGAGCCGGCGCAGCTACATTGTCACACGCAAGGGCTGA
- a CDS encoding vWA domain-containing protein has translation MNRKLMSITLLVLLLSGCGEPRPEHRAVYLLMDTSGTYTRELQKAQGIMNYLLATLDSGDSIAVARIDSGSFSEKDIIAKATLDERPSTANQQKRVFKQQLDRYVNGLSRGSRHTDITGGLMQATEFLNETAAGERYVLIFSDLEEDLAKGHIRDFPIELGGIRVVALNVTKLRSDNIDPRDYLHRLQNWEKRVVDGGGYWQVINDLERLDRLIAER, from the coding sequence ATGAACCGCAAACTGATGAGCATTACTCTTCTTGTGCTGCTGCTTAGCGGCTGCGGCGAGCCGCGGCCCGAGCACCGCGCGGTCTACCTGCTGATGGACACCTCCGGCACCTACACCCGTGAGCTGCAGAAGGCCCAGGGCATCATGAACTACCTGCTGGCCACCCTCGACAGCGGCGACTCCATCGCCGTGGCACGCATCGACAGCGGCAGCTTCAGCGAGAAGGATATCATCGCCAAAGCCACCCTCGACGAGCGCCCCAGTACCGCCAACCAGCAGAAGCGGGTGTTCAAGCAGCAGCTCGACCGCTACGTCAACGGCCTCAGCCGCGGCAGCCGCCACACCGACATCACCGGCGGCCTGATGCAGGCGACCGAGTTTCTCAACGAAACCGCCGCCGGCGAGCGCTACGTGCTGATCTTCTCAGACCTCGAGGAGGACCTGGCCAAGGGCCATATTCGGGATTTCCCCATCGAGCTGGGCGGAATCCGGGTGGTGGCCCTCAACGTCACCAAGCTACGCAGCGACAACATCGACCCCCGCGACTACCTCCACCGCCTGCAGAACTGGGAGAAGCGGGTGGTGGACGGTGGTGGTTACTGGCAGGTGATCAACGACCTCGAGCGCCTCGACCGCCTGATCGCCGAGCGCTGA
- the earP gene encoding elongation factor P maturation arginine rhamnosyltransferase EarP: protein MHPRWDIFCRVIDNFGDIGVCWRLARQLAAEYELEVRLWVDEPAIFFRLCPEAAQAPLPRRIQGVQVHHWTADWVPVTPADLVIEAFGCTLPSAYIKAMALRPTPVLWINLEYLSAESWVEGCHGLPSPQGPGLYKYFFFPGFSEQTGGLLRESGLIEARQRFQQGSGERDAFLARLGIQPAPDARLISLFCYENPALASWLDQLARDPQPSLLLVPEGRVVADIGCWLGRLAPAVGECLTRGNLSLQLLPFLSPEDYDHLLWSCDLNLVRGEDSFVRAQWAGKPFLWQIYPQQEGAHLVKLEAFLQRYTQALDPAAARALEALWQAWNQGQPMAESWSALQPYSPRLAGHAEQWSRQIAGQKNSCAALVQFFKNWSKFAPGSTPSPFSGS, encoded by the coding sequence ATGCACCCCCGCTGGGATATCTTTTGCCGCGTGATCGACAACTTTGGTGACATCGGGGTCTGCTGGCGCCTGGCACGCCAGCTGGCGGCGGAATACGAGTTGGAGGTACGCCTGTGGGTCGATGAGCCGGCAATTTTCTTCCGCCTCTGTCCCGAGGCCGCACAGGCGCCGCTTCCCCGTCGTATCCAGGGGGTCCAGGTCCACCACTGGACAGCCGACTGGGTACCGGTTACCCCGGCAGACCTTGTGATCGAGGCGTTCGGCTGCACCCTACCCAGCGCCTACATCAAGGCGATGGCACTCCGTCCCACCCCGGTGCTGTGGATCAACCTCGAGTACCTCAGCGCCGAGTCCTGGGTGGAGGGGTGCCACGGCCTGCCCTCTCCCCAGGGACCGGGGCTCTACAAGTACTTCTTCTTCCCCGGTTTCAGCGAGCAGACCGGCGGCCTGCTGCGCGAATCAGGCCTGATCGAGGCGCGACAGCGTTTCCAGCAGGGCAGCGGCGAGCGCGACGCCTTCCTCGCCCGGCTGGGCATCCAACCCGCCCCCGACGCCCGCCTGATCTCCCTGTTCTGCTACGAAAATCCGGCCCTGGCCAGCTGGCTCGACCAGCTCGCCAGAGACCCCCAGCCCAGCCTGCTGCTGGTTCCCGAGGGACGGGTGGTGGCCGATATCGGGTGCTGGCTTGGAAGGCTGGCCCCGGCGGTGGGTGAGTGCCTTACACGGGGCAACCTCAGCCTGCAGCTGCTCCCCTTCCTGAGCCCCGAGGACTACGACCACCTGCTGTGGAGCTGCGACCTCAACCTGGTGCGGGGGGAGGACTCCTTCGTCCGCGCCCAGTGGGCCGGCAAGCCCTTTTTGTGGCAGATCTACCCCCAGCAGGAGGGGGCGCACCTGGTCAAGCTGGAGGCCTTTTTGCAGCGCTATACCCAGGCCCTCGACCCGGCCGCCGCCCGAGCCCTCGAAGCGCTCTGGCAGGCCTGGAACCAGGGCCAACCGATGGCCGAATCCTGGTCGGCCCTGCAACCCTACAGCCCCCGACTGGCGGGCCATGCAGAGCAATGGAGCCGGCAAATAGCGGGGCAAAAAAATAGTTGTGCGGCCCTAGTGCAGTTTTTCAAAAACTGGAGTAAATTCGCGCCCGGCAGTACCCCATCCCCCTTTTCCGGATCCTAA
- a CDS encoding class I SAM-dependent methyltransferase: MSSPRVRYQTLEFGQIDIHLRTLRDNQEYSDPLGRAARLGISSAQWSLFGVVWPSGVVMSHYLLDHDLDGKRILEVGCGIGLSSLLLNRLSADITATDYHPEAEQFLNANTDLNQDQRIPFRRMDWKETQSSLGEFDLIIGSDLLYEEGHARLLAAFIDLHAAQACSVILVDPGRGNHNKFRKQMALSGFACERQPLEDTSYLEKQFKGTLSLYSRH, translated from the coding sequence ATGTCATCCCCCCGCGTACGTTACCAAACCCTCGAGTTTGGCCAGATCGATATTCACCTCCGCACCCTCAGGGACAATCAGGAGTACTCCGACCCCCTGGGCCGGGCTGCCCGCCTCGGCATCTCCTCCGCCCAGTGGTCGCTGTTCGGCGTGGTCTGGCCCTCGGGGGTGGTGATGTCCCACTACCTGCTCGACCACGACCTCGATGGCAAGCGTATTCTGGAGGTGGGCTGCGGTATCGGCCTCTCCAGCCTGCTGCTGAACCGGTTGTCCGCGGATATCACCGCTACCGACTACCATCCAGAGGCGGAGCAGTTTCTCAACGCCAACACCGATCTCAACCAGGATCAGCGCATCCCCTTCCGGCGCATGGACTGGAAGGAGACCCAAAGCTCGCTGGGAGAGTTCGACCTGATCATCGGCAGCGACCTGCTCTACGAAGAGGGGCACGCCCGGTTGCTGGCCGCGTTCATCGACCTGCACGCCGCCCAGGCTTGCAGTGTGATCCTCGTCGATCCGGGTCGAGGCAACCACAACAAGTTCCGCAAACAGATGGCGTTGAGCGGGTTCGCCTGCGAGCGCCAGCCGCTGGAGGACACCAGCTACCTTGAGAAGCAGTTCAAGGGCACCCTCTCCCTCTATAGCCGTCATTAA
- a CDS encoding adenylate/guanylate cyclase domain-containing protein — MDSRLDMKQVIQSIGCGVALVDPANWELVFENARFFDWFPPSGEDEGRLPQRLAGFDTDKAAQRLQQRGKYSTEAMAHSKGRELPVRIECRHLSMEGQDLYLIEAQDISKEKETQFMLDSYSRLAEKKNKEVEKEKERVERLLLNIMPRQVYEELKDFGTTTPQRFDKASILVLDFVRFTEMTISKDASALVSELNDIFSAFDRIVEMFGCERIRTIGDSYLAVSGIPEESSDHTRNIARVAVRMRRYLEKRNAAHPTQWRCRIGINTGTVIGSLVGIQKYVYDLFGPGVNLACRMESLSEPMRITVNQATYELIKEEFAFIPRGEVEVKGFGIMPLYFLEEELKRSY; from the coding sequence ATGGACAGCCGCCTCGACATGAAGCAGGTGATCCAGAGCATCGGCTGTGGCGTGGCGCTTGTGGACCCCGCCAACTGGGAGCTGGTGTTCGAGAATGCACGCTTTTTCGACTGGTTTCCCCCTTCCGGGGAGGATGAGGGGCGCCTGCCCCAGCGCCTGGCGGGCTTCGATACCGACAAGGCGGCCCAGCGCCTGCAGCAGCGTGGCAAGTACAGCACCGAGGCCATGGCCCACAGCAAGGGGCGTGAGCTGCCGGTGCGCATAGAGTGTCGCCACCTGTCGATGGAGGGGCAGGATCTCTACCTGATCGAGGCGCAGGATATCTCCAAGGAGAAGGAGACCCAGTTTATGCTGGATTCCTACTCCCGCCTGGCGGAGAAAAAAAACAAGGAGGTGGAGAAGGAGAAGGAGCGGGTCGAGCGGCTGCTGCTCAATATCATGCCGCGCCAGGTGTACGAGGAGCTAAAGGATTTTGGCACCACCACCCCGCAGCGCTTTGATAAGGCCTCGATACTGGTGCTCGACTTCGTGCGCTTTACAGAGATGACCATCTCCAAGGACGCCAGCGCCCTGGTCTCCGAGCTGAACGATATCTTCTCCGCCTTTGACCGCATCGTCGAGATGTTTGGCTGCGAGCGCATCCGCACCATCGGCGACTCCTACCTGGCGGTATCGGGTATCCCCGAGGAGAGCAGCGACCACACCCGTAATATCGCCCGGGTCGCGGTGCGCATGCGCCGCTACCTCGAGAAGCGTAACGCTGCCCACCCCACCCAGTGGCGCTGCCGCATCGGCATCAACACCGGCACCGTCATCGGCTCACTGGTGGGCATCCAGAAATACGTCTACGACCTGTTCGGCCCGGGCGTCAACCTCGCCTGCCGCATGGAGAGCCTGTCGGAACCCATGCGCATCACCGTCAACCAGGCCACCTATGAACTGATCAAGGAGGAGTTCGCCTTTATCCCCCGCGGCGAGGTGGAGGTTAAAGGGTTCGGCATTATGCCCCTCTACTTCCTCGAAGAGGAGCTTAAGCGCAGCTATTGA